The proteins below are encoded in one region of Sander lucioperca isolate FBNREF2018 chromosome 11, SLUC_FBN_1.2, whole genome shotgun sequence:
- the prpf38a gene encoding pre-mRNA-splicing factor 38A isoform X1, which produces MMSAAQSQTTLESKLEALQCHFTWDQETSESILLRLKDQLEDIGTEEGNSWLGHIYNLRGFIQYKLGFTEDAQSFFNKAAEAFSKIRNADEGPWLVVNYGNLAWLHHHLGDQAESQAYLSKVDALMNKYPSPSQDQLHPEIYAEKAWTLMTFSTDKTLAVDYFQRAIRMQPDMVEWNTSYVLGLVNAFKYSNTGLEADLLKKMRMAKEQDPENLYLAVRYLWKCAKKGERIEEEARELARKVLRNPVSSYSGIIPLLGVYVNHVSIDEAIDLAEEALEKHPDERYLKKCLAYCYQWKIFRESPDQSMIDRAISLHEEVISLYPDSSFVKKINLAKIYAKFNDSQDKAEQIYQELLERDLEPADKQMLYSIYAKHVFFNQQDREGSLRYHMKVAEIPLESIYRETSITTLKKHKNRSPMCREIEKFLANLQEP; this is translated from the coding sequence TGCTGCTCAGAGTCAAACAACACTGGAGTCCAAACTGGAGGCCCTGCAGTGCCACTTCACCTGGGATCAGGAGACCAGCGAGTCCATACTTTTACGTCTAAAGGACCAACTGGAGGACATCGGCACCGAGGAGGGAAACAGCTGGCTGGGTCACATTTACAACCTGCGGGGGTTCATTCAGTACAAGCTGGGGTTCACCGAAGACGCCCAGAGTTTCTTCAACAAGGCTGCAGAGGCCTTCAGCAAGATAAGAAACGCAGATGAGGGTCCCTGGTTGGTGGTGAACTACGGGAACCTGGCGTGGCTGCACCACCACCTGGGAGACCAAGCAGAGAGTCAGGCTTACCTGTCAAAGGTCGACGCCCTGATGAATAAATACCCATCTCCATCCCAGGACCAGCTCCATCCAGAGATCTACGCTGAGAAAGCCTGGACCCTGATGACTTTCAGCACTGACAAAACGTTGGCTGTAGATTACTTCCAGAGAGCCATCAGGATGCAGCCGGACATGGTGGAGTGGAACACCAGCTACGTCTTAGGGTTAGTGAATGCTTTTAAGTACAGCAACACAGGGCTGGAAGCTGACCTTCTGAAGAAAATGAGAATGGCCAAGGAACAGGATCCAGAGAACTTGTACCTCGCTGTTCGCTACCTTTGGAAATGTGccaagaaaggagagagaattGAAGAAGAAGCACGTGAGTTGGCAAGAAAGGTTTTGAGAAATCCTGTCAGCAGCTACAGTGGTATTATACCATTACTAGGGGTTTACGTAAACCATGTATCTATTGATGAAGCCATTGATTTGGCAGAGGAGGCTCTGGAAAAACATCCAGATGAGCGTTATCTGAAGAAATGTCTCGCATACTGCTACCAATGGAAGATCTTCAGGGAAAGCCCAGATCAAAGCATGATAGACAGAGCAATCAGTCTCCATGAGGAGGTGATTTCTCTTTACCCTGATTCTTCATTTGTGAAGAAAATAAACCTTGCAAAGATATACGCAAAGTTTAATGACAGCCAGGATAAAGCTGAGCAGATATACCAGGAACTGCTAGAAAGAGATCTGGAACCTGCAGACAAACAGATGCTTTACAGCATCTATGCAAAACATGTATTCTTTAATCAACAAGACAGAGAAGGGTCACTACGATATCACATGAAGGTGGCAGAGATACCGCTAGAATCCATCTATCGGGAGACCAGCATCACAACCCTGAAGAAGCACAAAAACAGGAGCCCAATGTGTAGAGAAATAGAGAAGTTTCTGGCAAACCTACAAGAGCCGTAG
- the LOC116054888 gene encoding interferon-induced protein with tetratricopeptide repeats 2-like — protein sequence MMSAAQSQTSLESKLEALQCHFTWDLDPSKSILLHYKDKLEDIGTEEGNSWLGHIYNLQGFIQYKLGFTEDAQSFFNKAAEAFRKIRNADEGPWLVVNYGNLAWLHHHLGDQAESQAYLSKVDALMNKYPSPSQDQLHPEIYAEKAWTLLTFSTDKTLAADYFQRAIRMQPDMVEWNSSLARALVYATDYSGILEILRIAKEQDPENLYLAAHYLTLRADRGEEIEDEARELGRKILRNPVGLYSGVRPLLRVYSNYVSMDEAIDLAEEALGKHPDERYLKKCVALLYQWKILRESWPDQGLIDRGINVIEEVISLYPHSSFMRKIALAEIYAMSNYSQDKAEQIYLELLESDLEPADKQMVYNCYAKYLNCNRQEYQRSVQYNMKVAAIPLESSYRWNSITTLKKMKDKGHMSREIEEFLENLQEP from the exons ATGATGAG TGCTGCTCAGAGTCAAACATCACTGGAGTCCAAACTGGAGGCCCTGCAGTGCCACTTCACCTGGGATCTGGACCCCAGCAAGTCCATACTTTTAC ATTA CAAGGACAAGCTGGAGGACATCGGCACCGAGGAGGGAAACAGCTGGCTGGGTCACATTTACAACCTGCAGGGGTTCATTCAGTACAAGCTGGGGTTCACCGAAGACGCCCAGAGTTTCTTCAACAAGGCTGCAGAGGCCTTCAGGAAGATAAGAAACGCAGATGAGGGTCCCTGGTTGGTGGTGAACTACGGGAACCTGGCGTGGCTGCACCACCACCTGGGAGACCAAGCAGAGAGTCAGGCTTACCTGTCAAAGGTCGACGCCCTGATGAATAAATACCCATCTCCATCCCAGGACCAGCTCCATCCAGAGATCTACGCTGAGAAAGCCTGGACCCTGTTGACTTTCAGCACTGACAAAACGCTGGCTGCTGATTACTTCCAGAGAGCCATCAGGATGCAGCCGGACATGGTGGAGTGGAACAGCAGCCTTGCCCGAGCACTAGTGTATGCTACTGATTACAGCGGCATCTTGGAGATTTTGAGAATCGCCAAAGAACAGGATCCAGAGAACTTGTACCTCGCTGCTCACTACTTAACACTACGTGCTGACCGTGGAGAAGAAATCGAAGATGAAGCACGTGAGTTAGGCAGAAAGATTTTGAGAAATCCTGTCGGCCTCTACAGTGGGGTTAGACCATTACTACGGGTTTACAGTAACTATGTATCTATGGATGAAGCCATTGATTTGGCAGAAGAGGCTCTGGGAAAACATCCAGATGAGCGTTACCTGAAGAAATGCGTTGCACTCCTCTACCAATGGAAAATCCTCAGGGAGAGTTGGCCAGATCAAGGCTTGATAGACAGAGGGATCAATGTCATCGAGGAGGTGATTTCTCTTTACCCTCACTCTTCATTTATGAGGAAAATAGCTCTTGCAGAAATATACGCAATGTCAAATTACAGCCAGGATAAAGCTGAGCAGATATACCTTGAACTGTTAGAAAGTGATCTGGAACCAGCAGACAAACAGATGGTTTATAACTGCTATGCAAAATATTTAAACTGTAATCGTCAGGAATACCAAAGGTCAGTACAATATAACATGAAAGTAGCAGCGATACCGCTTGAATCCTCTTATCGCTGGAACAGCATCACAACTCTGAAGAAGATGAAAGACAAAGGCCACATGAGTAGAGAAATAGAAGAGTTTCTGGAAAACCTGCAAGAGCCATAA